A region from the Rufibacter sp. DG15C genome encodes:
- the recJ gene encoding single-stranded-DNA-specific exonuclease RecJ: protein MQKRWVVKEVPDAAKVQNLSDSLKIGLPLAAILCQRGICTYEEARSFFRPSLEDLHDPFLLKDMDKAVNRLVDALHRQERILIYGDYDVDGTTSVALVFSFLKDFFRDNIQYYIPDRYAEGYGISFQGIDWAQENGFSLIISLDCGVKSIDKIAYANEKGIDFIICDHHLPDDMLPEAVAVLDAKRLDCPYPYKELAGCGVGFKFMQAFCLQQGFDLEPLYQLLDLVVVSIAADIVPITGENRILAYHGLQRMNSGRLLRPGLEALKELAGLRSELDITQIVFGFAPRINAAGRMGDAKRSVAMLLAKTKEEAFDMAANINLSNSERRGHDTSITKEALQMIEQDDFLRNARSTVLFKDSWHKGVVGIVASRCIEKYYRPTIILTESHGKATGSARSVHGFDVHQAILACSDLLDQFGGHMYAAGLTMPVENVPAFRARFEEIVANTILDEQLVPMVEIDLPLEFHQIKPNFFRVLKQMEPFGPGNMSPVFMSTCVYDTGSVRVVGDTHLKLRLTQDGDISFDAIAFGMAEFYPMIQKGIPFDVCYSIEENVYRGNVTLQLRIKDIRFSS from the coding sequence ATGCAGAAGAGATGGGTAGTTAAGGAGGTGCCGGACGCCGCAAAAGTACAGAATCTGAGTGACAGCCTGAAGATTGGTTTGCCCTTGGCCGCCATTCTCTGTCAGCGCGGTATCTGTACCTATGAGGAGGCTCGCTCGTTCTTTAGGCCGTCTCTGGAAGACCTGCATGACCCATTCCTGCTCAAGGACATGGACAAGGCTGTCAACCGCCTGGTAGACGCCCTGCACCGCCAGGAACGCATCCTCATCTACGGCGACTATGACGTGGACGGCACTACCTCGGTGGCGCTGGTCTTCAGCTTTCTCAAAGACTTCTTTAGAGACAACATCCAATACTACATTCCAGACCGCTACGCCGAGGGCTACGGCATCTCATTCCAAGGCATTGACTGGGCGCAGGAGAACGGCTTCAGCCTGATTATCTCCCTGGACTGCGGCGTCAAGTCCATTGACAAGATTGCCTACGCCAACGAGAAGGGAATTGACTTTATCATCTGCGACCACCACTTACCCGATGACATGCTCCCGGAGGCCGTGGCCGTATTGGATGCCAAGCGCCTGGACTGTCCCTACCCGTACAAAGAACTGGCCGGTTGCGGCGTAGGCTTCAAGTTCATGCAGGCCTTCTGCCTTCAGCAGGGCTTTGACCTAGAACCGCTGTACCAGTTATTAGACTTAGTGGTGGTGAGCATCGCCGCTGATATTGTACCTATCACGGGTGAGAACCGCATTCTGGCCTACCATGGTTTGCAGCGCATGAACAGCGGCCGACTGTTACGCCCGGGCCTGGAAGCATTGAAAGAACTGGCTGGCTTGCGGTCAGAGCTGGACATTACGCAGATTGTGTTCGGGTTTGCGCCGCGCATCAACGCCGCCGGTCGTATGGGTGATGCCAAGCGCTCAGTAGCTATGTTATTGGCTAAGACCAAGGAAGAAGCCTTTGACATGGCCGCCAACATTAACCTCTCCAACTCTGAGCGGCGCGGGCATGATACCAGCATTACCAAAGAGGCCTTGCAGATGATTGAGCAGGATGATTTTCTGCGCAACGCCCGTTCCACGGTCCTGTTCAAAGACAGCTGGCACAAAGGCGTGGTAGGAATTGTGGCCTCCCGGTGCATTGAGAAATACTACCGCCCCACCATCATCCTCACCGAGTCCCACGGCAAAGCCACCGGTTCTGCCCGGTCGGTGCATGGCTTTGACGTTCACCAGGCCATCCTGGCCTGCTCTGACCTTCTGGACCAGTTTGGCGGGCATATGTACGCCGCCGGCTTGACTATGCCCGTGGAGAACGTGCCGGCCTTTAGAGCGCGCTTTGAAGAGATTGTGGCCAACACCATCCTGGACGAGCAACTGGTGCCCATGGTAGAGATTGACCTGCCCCTGGAGTTCCATCAAATCAAACCGAACTTCTTCAGAGTGCTCAAGCAGATGGAGCCGTTCGGGCCGGGTAATATGTCGCCGGTCTTTATGAGCACCTGCGTGTATGACACCGGTTCTGTGCGGGTGGTAGGGGACACCCACCTCAAATTGCGCCTTACCCAAGACGGGGACATTTCCTTTGACGCCATCGCGTTCGGTATGGCCGAGTTCTACCCGATGATTCAGAAAGGCATTCCGTTTGACGTCTGCTACAGCATTGAAGAGAACGTCTACCGCGGCAACGTGACATTGCAACTGCGCATCAAAGACATTCGATTCTCTTCTTAG